From Mucilaginibacter rubeus, a single genomic window includes:
- a CDS encoding acyl-CoA thioesterase → MSTLSDIDGYKSVAFSQATITELMIPSYSNFGGKIHGGILLSLMDKVAYVCAAKHAGNYCVTASIDTVDFLQPVEVGELVSLMASVNYVGNTSLVVGIRVISENIKNHSVKHTNTSYFTMVAKDEFNKPAKVPGLVLENREQVRRFIEARRRKEIKQSYMKEVEQIQMPDNYEHCIEMLKGERCLVAG, encoded by the coding sequence ATGAGCACTTTATCCGATATCGACGGCTATAAAAGCGTAGCATTTTCACAAGCCACCATTACCGAACTGATGATCCCTTCATATTCTAATTTTGGCGGCAAAATCCACGGGGGCATCCTGCTTTCGCTGATGGATAAGGTAGCTTATGTGTGCGCCGCAAAACACGCAGGAAACTATTGTGTAACCGCGTCTATCGATACTGTAGATTTTTTGCAACCTGTAGAAGTAGGGGAGCTGGTGTCGTTGATGGCATCGGTAAACTATGTGGGCAATACATCACTGGTGGTTGGCATCAGGGTGATATCTGAAAATATCAAAAATCATTCGGTAAAACACACCAATACCAGCTACTTCACCATGGTAGCTAAGGATGAGTTTAATAAACCTGCTAAAGTGCCCGGCTTAGTGCTTGAAAACCGCGAGCAGGTGAGGCGTTTTATTGAAGCCCGTCGCCGTAAAGAAATTAAACAAAGTTATATGAAGGAAGTTGAACAGATTCAAATGCCTGATAACTATGAACATTGTATTGAAATGCTAAAGGGCGAACGCTGCCTTGTTGCCGGATAG